A window of the Pseudomonas gozinkensis genome harbors these coding sequences:
- a CDS encoding Na+/H+ antiporter subunit G has product MNAELSLWVEIPVAILLVLSGVFALIGATGLLRMKDYFQRMHPPALASTLGAWCVALASIICFSALKSGPVLHAWLIPILLSITVPVTTLLLARAALFRKRMAGDDVPAEVSSRRTETGS; this is encoded by the coding sequence ATGAACGCTGAACTGTCTCTCTGGGTGGAAATCCCGGTGGCGATCCTGCTGGTCCTCAGCGGCGTGTTCGCCCTGATCGGCGCGACCGGCCTGCTTCGGATGAAAGATTACTTCCAGCGCATGCATCCGCCGGCGCTGGCCTCGACGCTGGGTGCGTGGTGTGTGGCGCTGGCGTCGATCATCTGCTTTTCCGCGCTCAAGTCCGGGCCGGTGCTGCACGCATGGCTGATCCCGATCCTGCTGTCGATCACCGTGCCGGTGACTACTTTGCTGCTGGCGCGGGCGGCGTTGTTCCGCAAGCGCATGGCCGGGGATGATGTGCCGGCCGAGGTCAGCAGCCGGCGCACTGAAACCGGCAGCTAG
- a CDS encoding DUF3995 domain-containing protein, whose protein sequence is MTFVLAQWLVTIFAVISLMHVYWAMGGQWAAVAVVPQVPVDNGGLTLRPAFKPSGWITLVVAAALLLIAALVCMRVGWWLPAVHHWALQWMISAIALLMFARAIGDSELVGFFKEVKGSRFARLDTWVYSPLCLILGAGLLAVAWI, encoded by the coding sequence ATGACCTTTGTGTTGGCTCAATGGCTGGTGACGATATTTGCGGTGATCAGCCTGATGCATGTGTATTGGGCGATGGGTGGGCAGTGGGCGGCCGTGGCGGTGGTGCCGCAGGTTCCGGTGGATAACGGCGGGCTGACGCTCAGGCCGGCGTTCAAGCCGTCAGGCTGGATCACGCTGGTGGTGGCGGCAGCCCTGCTACTGATTGCCGCACTGGTGTGCATGCGGGTGGGGTGGTGGCTGCCTGCGGTGCATCACTGGGCGCTGCAATGGATGATCAGCGCGATTGCGCTGCTGATGTTTGCGCGGGCGATTGGCGATTCGGAATTGGTGGGTTTTTTCAAGGAAGTGAAGGGATCGCGGTTTGCCCGGCTCGACACGTGGGTTTACTCGCCGCTGTGTCTGATATTGGGAGCCGGGCTGTTGGCTGTTGCCTGGATCTAG
- a CDS encoding DUF2946 domain-containing protein, whose translation MKFTRTDRSLLAWMLYCCVLFNVFACSIGHGQMVGMQLNGIGGQFCAVDPNTQAPLAPNPAEEKLPTLAKAFGCPLCSTGGMGPAFNSSLTLAILPEQHSPPLPVIVSADLPARFIWPSANPRAPPLA comes from the coding sequence ATGAAATTCACCCGTACCGATCGCTCACTGCTGGCCTGGATGCTCTATTGCTGCGTCCTGTTCAACGTGTTCGCCTGCAGCATCGGTCACGGACAAATGGTCGGCATGCAGCTCAACGGTATCGGCGGCCAGTTCTGCGCCGTCGACCCGAACACCCAGGCGCCGCTCGCTCCAAATCCCGCCGAAGAAAAACTGCCGACCCTGGCCAAAGCCTTCGGCTGTCCGCTGTGTTCCACTGGCGGCATGGGCCCGGCGTTCAACTCCAGCCTGACCCTGGCGATCCTGCCGGAACAACACAGCCCGCCGCTGCCGGTCATCGTCAGCGCCGACCTCCCTGCCCGCTTCATCTGGCCTTCGGCCAATCCTCGCGCCCCGCCGCTCGCCTGA
- a CDS encoding TonB-dependent receptor, which produces MKQLTLLASLCGCLSVNVWAQSTVDLAPITIDGESGAEPGLSLDQSSGMASRLGLSVRDTPASVAIANRNDIERHGSQNFQDAANTLPGVNASAPPGFGGFASYRGFTSSQITQMFNGVNVSGGLARPVDSWIYDRVELVGGPSSLINGAGSVGGSLNYVTKLATRDEQAIEGRVSYGTYDTTETAFGLNHALTEPGADVQHYARLDVSHNTGNGYIDRQERDAWSVAFSLLSDLTPNLSHTLALEYQDEHEDSPYWGTPVLNPKAGELKIDKHNRFNNYNVEDGRYEQRTIWVRSIIDYRINDSTTLRNTLYHLDSQRDYRNLETYQYNADNSAVNRSTAYQVRHQGEQDGNQFELRHDNSLFGLDTTWSGGFEYKVNQTTNSPLNVKGASTVNPNNYRPGHFYDIPGTLPGFVSDKTNEVTTKALFAENRLALTDKLSLLTGLRYDDIDLDVTNHRTVTASNPRHLKRSWEPVTGRVGLTYQFTPSANVYVQYSTAAEQPNGTQDFDVSTGKQWEIGSKFDYLNGRGSATVAAYTIERKDFAVTDPLDPTSSIPVGQQTSKGIEIASSLRITDKLLAEGNFAWVDAQYDEFNEKNAAGVVVSRKGNTPTNVPDRVGNLWLTYDFSPQWQGGVDARYVASVFADNANTMTVPSYTLFGSFLSYKVDSHTTVTGRVRNLTNEVYAEFAHVSPAYYLGTPRTFELAVQTRF; this is translated from the coding sequence ATGAAACAACTTACCTTGCTGGCGAGCCTGTGCGGCTGCCTGTCCGTCAACGTCTGGGCGCAGTCCACCGTGGATCTGGCGCCGATCACCATCGACGGCGAATCCGGCGCCGAACCGGGCCTGAGCCTCGACCAGTCCAGCGGCATGGCCTCGCGCCTCGGTCTCAGTGTGCGTGACACTCCGGCCTCGGTGGCCATCGCCAACCGCAATGACATCGAACGTCACGGTTCGCAAAACTTTCAGGACGCGGCCAACACCTTGCCGGGTGTGAACGCCAGTGCGCCGCCGGGCTTTGGCGGGTTCGCCTCCTATCGTGGCTTTACCAGCAGCCAGATCACCCAGATGTTCAACGGGGTCAACGTTTCCGGCGGACTGGCGCGCCCCGTGGATTCGTGGATTTATGACCGGGTGGAACTGGTGGGCGGTCCCTCTTCGCTGATCAACGGCGCAGGCTCGGTCGGCGGCTCGCTGAACTACGTGACCAAACTGGCCACCCGCGACGAGCAAGCCATCGAAGGCAGAGTCAGTTATGGCACCTACGACACCACCGAAACCGCGTTTGGCCTCAATCACGCGCTGACCGAACCTGGCGCCGACGTGCAGCATTACGCGCGTCTCGACGTCAGCCACAACACCGGCAACGGCTACATCGACCGTCAGGAACGCGATGCCTGGAGCGTGGCGTTCTCGCTGCTCAGCGACCTGACGCCGAACCTGTCGCACACCCTGGCCCTGGAATATCAGGACGAACACGAGGACAGCCCGTACTGGGGCACGCCAGTGCTCAACCCCAAGGCCGGCGAATTGAAGATCGACAAGCACAACCGCTTCAACAACTACAACGTCGAGGACGGCCGCTACGAGCAGCGGACAATCTGGGTTCGCTCGATCATCGATTACCGGATCAACGACAGCACCACCCTGCGCAACACCCTCTATCACCTCGACAGCCAGCGCGATTACCGCAACCTGGAAACCTATCAATACAACGCCGACAACAGCGCGGTGAACCGCTCTACTGCGTATCAGGTGCGACATCAGGGCGAGCAGGACGGCAACCAGTTCGAACTGCGCCACGACAACAGCCTGTTCGGCCTCGACACCACCTGGTCCGGCGGTTTCGAATACAAGGTCAACCAGACCACCAACTCGCCGCTGAACGTCAAAGGCGCCAGCACGGTGAACCCGAACAACTACCGACCGGGGCATTTCTATGACATTCCCGGAACATTGCCGGGTTTTGTCAGCGACAAGACCAACGAAGTCACGACCAAAGCGCTGTTTGCCGAAAACCGCCTGGCACTGACCGACAAGCTCTCGCTGCTCACTGGCCTGCGCTACGACGACATCGACCTCGACGTGACCAACCATCGCACGGTGACCGCGAGTAACCCGCGTCATCTCAAACGCAGCTGGGAGCCGGTCACCGGGCGCGTCGGCCTGACGTATCAGTTCACTCCGTCAGCCAATGTGTACGTGCAATACAGCACCGCCGCCGAGCAGCCCAATGGCACCCAGGACTTCGATGTCTCGACCGGAAAACAATGGGAAATCGGCAGCAAGTTCGACTACCTGAACGGGCGCGGGTCGGCGACGGTGGCCGCCTATACCATCGAGCGCAAGGACTTCGCCGTGACGGATCCACTGGACCCGACCAGCAGCATTCCGGTTGGCCAGCAGACTTCGAAGGGCATCGAGATTGCCAGCTCCTTGCGGATCACCGACAAGTTGCTGGCCGAAGGCAACTTCGCCTGGGTCGATGCGCAATATGATGAGTTCAACGAGAAGAACGCTGCCGGCGTAGTGGTTTCCCGCAAGGGCAACACACCGACCAACGTGCCGGACCGGGTCGGCAATCTGTGGCTGACCTACGATTTCTCGCCGCAATGGCAAGGCGGGGTCGATGCGCGGTACGTGGCGTCGGTGTTCGCCGACAATGCCAACACCATGACCGTGCCGTCGTACACGCTGTTTGGCAGCTTCCTCAGCTACAAGGTGGATTCGCACACCACCGTGACCGGGCGGGTGCGTAACCTGACGAATGAGGTGTATGCCGAGTTCGCCCATGTTTCGCCGGCGTATTACCTCGGCACACCGCGTACATTCGAGCTGGCAGTGCAAACCCGCTTCTAA
- a CDS encoding ABC transporter substrate-binding protein, with amino-acid sequence MNGFRRLLAAGLTTFGLMTAVPAVSATQAPIHFADLNWESGSLITDVLRIIVEKGYGLPTDTLPGTTITLETALANNDIQVIGEEWAGRSPVWVKAEAEGKVASLGDTVKGATEGWWVPEYVIKGDPAKGIKPLAPDLRSVSDLKKYKDVFKDPETPSKGRFLNSPIGWTSEVVNKQKLTAYGLQDDFVNFRSGSGAALDAEISSSIRRGKPVLFYYWSPTPLLGKFKLIQLEEPPFDAEAWKTLTDADNPNPKPTRSLASKLSIGVSTPFRKQYPQIVEFFSKVDFPIDDLNKALAEMSEKHTAPRDAAVAFMKAHPDVWQAWLPKDVADKVSADLK; translated from the coding sequence ATGAACGGATTTCGACGGTTGCTGGCCGCTGGCCTGACCACTTTCGGCTTGATGACGGCGGTGCCTGCGGTGAGTGCGACACAGGCGCCGATCCACTTTGCCGACCTGAACTGGGAAAGCGGCAGCCTGATCACCGATGTCCTGCGCATCATCGTCGAGAAGGGCTACGGCCTGCCGACCGACACCTTGCCGGGCACCACCATCACCCTGGAGACCGCACTGGCCAACAACGATATTCAGGTCATCGGTGAAGAGTGGGCCGGGCGCAGTCCGGTGTGGGTCAAAGCCGAAGCCGAAGGCAAGGTCGCCAGCCTGGGCGACACGGTCAAAGGCGCCACCGAAGGCTGGTGGGTGCCGGAGTACGTGATCAAGGGCGACCCGGCCAAGGGCATCAAGCCACTGGCGCCGGATCTGCGCAGTGTCAGCGATCTGAAGAAATACAAGGACGTCTTCAAGGACCCGGAAACCCCGAGCAAGGGTCGGTTCCTCAACAGCCCGATCGGCTGGACGTCGGAGGTGGTGAACAAGCAGAAGCTCACCGCTTACGGCTTGCAGGACGATTTCGTCAATTTCCGCAGCGGCTCCGGTGCGGCGCTGGATGCAGAAATCAGTTCATCGATCCGCCGGGGCAAACCGGTGCTGTTCTATTACTGGTCGCCAACGCCGTTGCTCGGCAAGTTCAAACTGATTCAACTGGAAGAGCCGCCGTTCGATGCCGAGGCCTGGAAGACCCTGACCGACGCCGACAATCCCAATCCGAAACCGACCCGTTCGCTGGCCTCGAAGCTGTCGATCGGGGTATCCACGCCGTTCCGGAAGCAGTATCCGCAGATTGTCGAGTTTTTCAGCAAAGTCGACTTTCCGATTGATGACCTGAACAAGGCGCTGGCCGAGATGAGCGAGAAACACACGGCGCCCCGGGACGCAGCGGTGGCGTTCATGAAGGCGCATCCGGATGTGTGGCAGGCGTGGTTGCCGAAGGACGTGGCAGATAAGGTTTCAGCTGATTTGAAATAG
- a CDS encoding DUF2789 family protein, translated as MELPAYNLTTLFDQLGLPSEETAIDDFIEAHPLNPDIKLIDADFWSPQQAQLLKEWLRADGEEAVMVDELNVRLHRGK; from the coding sequence ATGGAACTGCCTGCCTACAACCTGACAACCCTGTTCGATCAATTAGGACTGCCTTCAGAGGAAACGGCGATCGACGACTTCATCGAAGCCCATCCGCTGAATCCCGATATCAAATTGATCGACGCCGACTTCTGGAGTCCGCAACAGGCGCAACTGCTCAAGGAATGGCTTCGTGCCGATGGCGAGGAAGCGGTGATGGTCGATGAACTGAACGTGCGCCTGCATCGGGGCAAATGA
- a CDS encoding methyl-accepting chemotaxis protein, which translates to MTRDGSLVAALPAPVVLPKNRWLTPTLQSIALMLLLAGMSLGEWPLYVGMPLAVLIVWLPRLRSRAVPDAQPVDSSNAMSELTRDLSYTTSHNALSAAGVAFSVKELAGKLQSQLDAAAQIVNNAEVMIATEQATSQLSREALGAASEAHHSSAAGRTELVDSISRMHQLSQRANASRELIEALSQRSDDIQRVTLVIQSIASQTNLLALNAAIEAARAGEHGRGFAVVADEVRGLAARTATATGEVGEMVADIQQRTAQVVEQIRQLSDDLHTGVEQVEHTGQHLENIARLAAWVETQVGEIARGAETNREQLDSLFTAIEQMRSDLAISDQQTRRLAEAAVQMEGQAETISERLAEVGLDDYHQRIYDLAREGASQIAARFEADVEQGRISLEDLFDRQYQPIPDTQPAKFQTRFDRYTDQVLPAIQEPLLPRHEGLVFAIACTQQGYVPTHNRAFSQPLTGDVQVDTVNNRTKRKFADRTGIRCGSHQQPVLLQTYTRDTGELMHDLSVPIIVKGRHWGGLRLGYKPEEPR; encoded by the coding sequence ATGACGAGAGATGGATCTCTGGTTGCGGCTCTGCCTGCACCAGTTGTTTTGCCGAAGAATCGCTGGCTGACGCCGACCCTGCAAAGCATCGCCCTGATGCTGTTGCTGGCCGGGATGAGCCTGGGCGAATGGCCTTTGTACGTCGGCATGCCGTTGGCGGTGCTGATTGTCTGGCTGCCGCGCCTGCGTTCCCGGGCAGTCCCTGATGCGCAACCGGTCGATAGCAGTAACGCGATGTCCGAGCTGACTCGCGACCTTTCCTACACCACCAGTCATAACGCGCTGTCAGCTGCTGGCGTGGCTTTTTCCGTCAAGGAATTGGCCGGCAAGCTGCAATCGCAACTCGACGCCGCCGCGCAGATCGTCAACAACGCTGAAGTCATGATCGCTACTGAGCAGGCCACTTCGCAGCTCAGCCGTGAAGCATTGGGCGCTGCCAGCGAAGCCCATCACAGCAGCGCGGCGGGGCGTACCGAACTGGTGGATTCGATCTCGCGCATGCATCAACTCAGCCAGCGCGCCAATGCCAGCCGCGAACTGATCGAAGCCTTGAGCCAGCGCAGCGATGACATCCAGCGCGTGACGCTGGTGATCCAGTCCATCGCCAGCCAGACCAACCTCCTTGCGTTGAACGCCGCCATCGAAGCGGCCCGGGCCGGTGAGCACGGTCGCGGTTTTGCGGTGGTGGCGGATGAAGTGCGCGGTCTGGCGGCCCGTACCGCGACGGCCACCGGCGAAGTGGGCGAGATGGTCGCCGACATCCAGCAACGAACGGCGCAGGTGGTGGAGCAGATTCGCCAGCTCTCCGACGATTTGCACACGGGCGTCGAGCAGGTCGAACACACCGGTCAGCACCTGGAAAACATCGCGCGACTGGCGGCCTGGGTAGAAACCCAGGTCGGCGAAATCGCCCGAGGCGCAGAAACCAATCGTGAACAGCTCGACAGCCTGTTCACCGCCATCGAGCAGATGCGCAGCGATCTGGCGATCAGCGACCAACAGACTCGGCGTCTGGCCGAAGCCGCGGTGCAGATGGAAGGGCAGGCGGAAACCATCAGCGAACGCCTGGCCGAAGTCGGGCTGGACGACTATCACCAACGCATCTACGACCTCGCCCGCGAAGGGGCCAGCCAGATCGCCGCGCGGTTCGAGGCCGACGTCGAACAAGGGCGCATCAGCCTTGAAGACCTGTTCGACCGCCAGTATCAACCGATCCCGGACACCCAGCCGGCAAAGTTCCAGACCCGTTTCGACCGCTACACCGATCAGGTGCTGCCGGCGATTCAGGAACCGCTGTTGCCGCGTCACGAAGGCCTGGTCTTTGCTATCGCCTGCACGCAGCAGGGTTACGTGCCGACGCACAATCGGGCGTTCAGCCAGCCACTGACCGGAGATGTGCAGGTCGATACCGTGAACAATCGCACCAAACGCAAATTCGCCGACCGCACCGGCATCCGCTGCGGCAGCCATCAGCAACCGGTGCTGTTGCAGACCTACACCCGCGATACCGGCGAGCTGATGCATGACCTGTCGGTGCCGATCATCGTCAAGGGTCGCCACTGGGGCGGGTTGCGCCTGGGCTACAAACCGGAGGAACCGCGCTGA
- a CDS encoding TraR/DksA family transcriptional regulator: MTKDKLLAMPADDYMNAEQHAFFSELLQNMKVETHERIEQNRIAIESLDTPADPADAASVEEERTWLVNAIDRDQRMLPQLEQALERIKEDSFGWCDDSGEPIGLKRLLISPTTKYCIEAQERHEQIDKHQRQA; the protein is encoded by the coding sequence ATGACAAAGGACAAGTTGCTGGCCATGCCGGCAGATGACTACATGAATGCCGAGCAACACGCTTTCTTCAGCGAGCTGTTGCAGAACATGAAAGTCGAAACCCATGAGCGCATTGAGCAGAACCGTATTGCCATCGAAAGCCTGGACACCCCGGCTGACCCGGCGGACGCCGCATCGGTGGAAGAAGAGCGCACCTGGCTGGTAAACGCGATTGATCGCGACCAGCGCATGCTGCCGCAACTCGAGCAGGCCCTTGAGCGTATCAAGGAAGACAGCTTTGGCTGGTGCGACGACAGCGGCGAGCCGATTGGCCTGAAACGCCTGCTGATCAGCCCGACCACCAAGTACTGCATCGAAGCTCAAGAGCGTCACGAGCAGATCGACAAGCACCAGCGTCAGGCCTGA
- a CDS encoding glutathione S-transferase — MKLIGMLDSPYVRRVAISAKCLGVELEHDPVSVFRHFERFQQINPVVKAPTLVLDDGEVLIDSTLILDYLEALSGKTLLPADLPQRVKTIRLIGLGLAACEKAVQLYYERNLRPAEIQYQPWVERVEGQLAAAFTALQHELEKHPLPTDGPLQQDGITLAVAWSFTGLVVPDQIDADRFPRIAQYTAYAESTQAFISTPMT; from the coding sequence ATGAAACTGATCGGCATGCTGGACTCCCCTTACGTGCGCCGCGTGGCGATTTCCGCCAAATGCCTGGGGGTCGAACTGGAACACGATCCGGTCTCGGTATTCCGCCACTTCGAACGTTTCCAGCAGATCAACCCGGTGGTCAAGGCGCCGACTTTGGTCCTTGATGACGGCGAAGTGCTGATCGACTCGACCCTTATCCTCGACTACCTCGAAGCACTGTCCGGCAAAACCCTGCTGCCCGCTGACCTGCCGCAACGGGTCAAAACCATCCGCCTGATCGGCCTCGGCCTCGCCGCCTGCGAAAAAGCCGTGCAGCTCTACTACGAACGCAACCTGCGCCCGGCCGAGATTCAATACCAGCCGTGGGTCGAACGCGTCGAAGGCCAACTCGCCGCCGCCTTCACCGCCCTACAACACGAACTCGAAAAACACCCGCTGCCCACCGACGGCCCCCTCCAACAGGACGGCATCACCCTCGCCGTCGCCTGGAGCTTCACCGGCCTCGTCGTCCCCGACCAGATCGACGCGGATCGCTTCCCGCGCATCGCCCAATACACCGCGTACGCCGAAAGCACCCAGGCGTTCATCAGCACCCCGATGACCTGA
- a CDS encoding DNA alkylation repair protein, giving the protein MSSTETAAPALKEIFNAERLQHIATEMSAVYPAFKAKAFLKHANDGLADLSVMQRMARVSESLHAVLPLDYADSLAVLRELAPRLNSGFVSMCLPHYVASYGAHAFDISMEALKYFTTFGSSEFAIRHFLRSDLERSLELMHDWTRDENHHVRRLASEGSRPRLPWSFRLEPVQADPLLAAGILDRLKADESLYVRKSVANHLNDVTKEHPEWVLDTVEGWSLENRHTAWIARHALRSLIKQGDLRALTVIGAGAKAEVELLDVKVEPAVVRLGETITLSFTVRSLVAVEQRLVIDYAIDYVKANGGTSAKVFKLKTLVLAGFGSEVVARRQVIKDFTTRKHYAGVHAVHVVVNGERLGSTAVDINC; this is encoded by the coding sequence ATGAGCTCCACAGAAACCGCTGCCCCGGCCCTGAAAGAAATCTTCAACGCCGAACGCCTGCAACATATCGCCACAGAAATGAGCGCCGTGTACCCGGCGTTCAAAGCCAAGGCCTTTCTCAAGCACGCCAACGACGGCCTCGCCGACCTCTCCGTCATGCAGCGCATGGCCCGCGTCAGCGAAAGCCTGCACGCGGTGCTGCCGCTGGATTACGCAGATTCCCTCGCCGTACTACGCGAACTCGCCCCACGCCTGAACAGCGGCTTCGTCAGCATGTGCCTGCCGCACTACGTGGCGAGCTACGGCGCACACGCGTTCGACATTTCGATGGAAGCCCTGAAGTACTTCACCACCTTCGGCTCCTCCGAATTCGCCATCCGCCACTTCCTGCGCAGCGACCTGGAACGCTCGCTGGAACTGATGCACGACTGGACGCGAGACGAAAACCACCACGTCCGAAGACTCGCCAGCGAAGGCAGCCGCCCTCGCCTGCCGTGGTCGTTTCGCCTGGAACCGGTGCAGGCTGATCCGCTGTTGGCTGCCGGGATTCTTGACCGGTTGAAGGCCGATGAGAGCTTGTACGTGCGCAAGTCCGTGGCGAATCATTTGAATGACGTGACGAAAGAACATCCGGAATGGGTGCTGGATACGGTTGAGGGGTGGTCGCTGGAGAACAGGCACACGGCGTGGATTGCCAGGCATGCGCTGCGGAGTTTGATCAAACAAGGGGATTTACGGGCGCTCACGGTTATCGGTGCGGGGGCGAAGGCTGAGGTTGAGTTGCTGGATGTGAAGGTGGAGCCGGCGGTTGTGCGGCTTGGGGAGACGATCACTCTGTCGTTTACCGTTCGATCGTTGGTAGCAGTTGAACAGCGGTTGGTGATTGATTATGCGATTGACTATGTGAAGGCGAATGGCGGGACGTCGGCCAAGGTTTTCAAGTTGAAGACGTTGGTGTTGGCGGGGTTTGGGAGTGAGGTTGTTGCGCGGCGGCAGGTGATCAAGGATTTCACTACGAGGAAGCATTATGCGGGGGTACATGCGGTGCATGTGGTGGTTAATGGGGAGCGGTTGGGGAGTACAGCGGTTGATATCAATTGCTGA
- a CDS encoding DUF2931 family protein yields MRPFISLLCVLLIAGCHLTDPLSGENDPKSEWWELGFTEPHYMKVWVEDTSVEDIKGRTFLHTSGGSASGGQPEDGTESARGWHGVGGSAKAVVGADLPKRIFVRWQSIVEPQTYRAWVDIPEEARQLMLTSVNQRCAKTPDQKATYISSVYLGLAPGGVVQVWVRDSCHHPVKVARAQAEIEPLGASQGKNQGRYAYPVSEKSKRYIDKLRNPYGSW; encoded by the coding sequence ATGAGGCCATTCATAAGTTTGCTATGTGTGCTGTTGATTGCTGGTTGTCATTTGACCGATCCGTTGTCAGGCGAAAATGATCCCAAGTCCGAATGGTGGGAGCTGGGTTTCACAGAGCCTCACTACATGAAGGTTTGGGTGGAAGATACTTCGGTGGAAGACATCAAAGGAAGAACGTTCCTGCACACTAGCGGGGGATCCGCCTCGGGCGGGCAACCAGAGGATGGCACAGAGTCAGCCCGAGGTTGGCATGGCGTAGGCGGCTCTGCGAAAGCAGTAGTAGGCGCCGATCTTCCCAAGCGAATCTTTGTTCGTTGGCAATCTATTGTGGAGCCTCAGACCTATCGTGCTTGGGTGGATATACCGGAAGAAGCCAGGCAACTAATGCTGACATCGGTCAACCAGCGATGCGCGAAAACACCGGATCAGAAGGCTACCTATATTTCTTCGGTTTATTTAGGGTTGGCGCCAGGCGGAGTTGTGCAAGTGTGGGTTAGAGACTCTTGCCATCACCCGGTCAAAGTGGCTAGAGCCCAAGCAGAAATTGAGCCCTTGGGTGCAAGCCAAGGCAAAAACCAGGGGCGTTACGCCTATCCTGTCAGTGAAAAATCCAAGCGATATATCGACAAACTCCGCAATCCATATGGCAGTTGGTAA
- a CDS encoding DUF2931 family protein, with the protein MRVFVTLFCALFMTGCQSADPLSAKNDPKSESWELAFTEPYYMKVWVEDSAVEDINGKLFKRTGGGTAAGGEPEDGKESARGWHALGAAAKPVIGADLPKRIYVRWQSIVEPQTYVVWLDVPEEARQLMRASVNQRCSETPKEQASYSASIYLGLAPGGVVQVWVRDSCHHPVKVAKAKAEIEPLGPSQGKNQGRYAYPVSEKSQRYIEKFGIPYGSW; encoded by the coding sequence ATGAGAGTTTTTGTAACCCTGTTTTGTGCTTTGTTCATGACTGGCTGTCAGTCTGCGGACCCGCTGTCTGCCAAAAACGACCCTAAGTCCGAGTCGTGGGAGCTCGCATTTACTGAGCCTTACTACATGAAAGTGTGGGTGGAGGACAGTGCTGTCGAAGATATAAACGGCAAGCTGTTCAAGCGTACGGGAGGAGGTACGGCTGCTGGCGGGGAGCCTGAAGACGGTAAAGAATCTGCACGAGGCTGGCACGCTTTGGGAGCTGCTGCAAAGCCAGTGATTGGTGCCGATCTCCCCAAACGCATTTACGTGCGTTGGCAATCGATTGTCGAACCTCAGACCTATGTTGTTTGGTTGGATGTGCCCGAAGAGGCCAGACAGTTAATGAGGGCGTCGGTCAATCAGCGTTGTTCGGAAACGCCGAAGGAGCAAGCGAGTTATTCCGCTTCTATCTACCTGGGGCTGGCTCCCGGTGGGGTTGTACAAGTCTGGGTCAGGGACTCGTGTCACCATCCGGTGAAAGTGGCGAAAGCCAAAGCAGAAATCGAACCGCTAGGTCCGAGTCAGGGTAAGAACCAAGGGCGTTACGCTTATCCGGTCAGTGAAAAATCGCAACGCTACATCGAGAAATTTGGCATTCCGTACGGCAGCTGGTAA